In Microvirga sp. 17 mud 1-3, the genomic window TCGTCGATGGGCTCCGACACCACCAGGAGGTTGCCGGCGTTTTCGCGGAAATAGAGGGTCGGCGGCTGCCCGTCGCAGGCCCAGCGATAGGCCCAGAGGCTTTCGCCATCCGTGACCGCAGCCGTGAACCGCAAGGGCTCGGCGATCCCGGCCTCCTCCATGAGACCGCGCACCTGCTTGAGCGTCTGCGCCATGGCCGTCACCGGATCGGCCGCGAGGCCGTTGGCCAGGGCCAGGAGGAAGATCGCCTCCGAATCCGTGGTGCCGAGCCGGGTGTCGTAGAGCGCGTCGGGAATCAGGGCTTCGAGGCGGCGCTTGATGCGCCCGTAGCCGCCGATCTGGCCGTTATGCATGAAGAGATGGCGCCCGTGGGCAAAGGGGTGGCAATTGGCCCGGGTGGTCGAGGTGCCGGTCGAGGCGCGCACATGGGCGAAGAACAGTCCGGATCGCACCTGGTCGCACAGGCTCTTCAGGTTCTCGTCGGACCAGGCGGGCCGCACCTCCCGGTAGAGGCCCGGCTCGGACCGCTCGCCGTACCAGCCGATGCC contains:
- a CDS encoding class II glutamine amidotransferase, yielding MCRFLAYRGEPIFLADLVCAPAHSLVHQSLHAVEAKTGTNGDGFGIGWYGERSEPGLYREVRPAWSDENLKSLCDQVRSGLFFAHVRASTGTSTTRANCHPFAHGRHLFMHNGQIGGYGRIKRRLEALIPDALYDTRLGTTDSEAIFLLALANGLAADPVTAMAQTLKQVRGLMEEAGIAEPLRFTAAVTDGESLWAYRWACDGQPPTLYFRENAGNLLVVSEPIDDKAMGWREVPKGCSLLARAGSGVSVQCLNETMGRLAA